The genomic DNA AAACATCACTAGTTGGTTTTTACTCTGCGGCGAGTGATGTCGATGATGCACGCCAAGTGTTCGACGAAACGCTTGAGAAACAGAGTATTGTCTTGTGGACAGCGATGATCTCGGCTTACAATGAGAATCACAGGTCTGTGGAAGCTATTGAGCTGTTTCAACGAATGGAAGCGGAAAAGATCGAACTTGATGAAGTGATTGTGACTGTGGCTTTATCGGCTTGTGCTGATCTAGGGGCGGTGCAGATGGGAGAACGGATTTATTCGTGTGGCGtcaagaggaaaagaagaatgggTATGGATTTAACTCTGAGAAACTCACTTCTTAACATGTATGTGAAATCTGGGGAAGTTGAGAAAGCGAGGAAACTCTTTGATGAAACCATTGGAAAAGATGTGACTACTTACACATCTATGATCTTCGGGTATGCTTTAAACGGTCAAGCTCAAGAATCTTTAGAACTTTTCAAGAAAATGAAGACCATTGATCAGAGCCAAGACGTTGTTATTACTCCAAATGATGTGACTTTCATCGGCGTCTTGATGGCTTGTAGTCACGGTGGATTAGTAGAAGAAGGAAAACGACATTTCAAGAGCATGACTGAGGATTACAATCTCAAACCTAGAGAAGCTCATTTCGGGTGTATGGTCGATTTGTTTTGTCGCTCAGGTCATTTGAAAGATGCTCACGAGTTCATAAATCAGATGCCGATAAAGCCAAACGCTGTGCTATGGAGAACGCTTCTTAGCGCTTGCTGTCTTCAAGGAAATGTTGAGCTAGGAGAAGAAGTTCAAAGACGGATCTTTGAGTTAGACCATGATCATGTCGGAGATTATGTTGCGCTGTCGAATATATATGCATCGAAAGGAATGTGGGATGAGAAATGGAAGATGAGGGATCGTGTGAGGAAGAGAAGAGTGCCTGGTAAAAGCTGGATTGAGCTCGGAAGCATTATCACCGAGTTTGTTTCAGGACATGATGACAATGAAAAGAAGCAGCTGATGATGGGAGAGATTAGTGAGGTTTTGAGGTGTTTAGTTTCTTGTATGACAAGTTTAGATTATGTACTTTAGAATTTTAACGAAAAAATCACACTTTCAAAGTTTTTGAAAGTGTTACTAGGTACCACTTTAAACCCCCAAAAAATTTTACTAACGCTATAAACCTTTAAGATGATTTCACTAccactttaaactttaaaactaacttttctGTTTGTAATGCCATGAAAGATGACGGAACAATAATATCCGTCAACGTGAAATAGTTAATTTAtgctggtttgatttaaatacttgtttaattgatataatttaatttaattatttacgactattgataaaaaaaattaaaaatacatcagagcaagaaaaaatgaagaatcaaagataaggttaaaacattttgacaaatgtaaaattgaagacgacaatatatttagaagattcattggtttccaGTGAGAAGTCAATCGATTTGAATTAGAATCTAGTGGagatgcatttattaaaaaaattaataatgtgaagagtaatgtcgtaaaagttttgtctataatgaacatgaacacaaatttttttttatctttttatttctttataaaaactaaaaataattaaaatttaaattaaaccaacatagtttaactattttgcGTTGATggatattattattctattattCTTTATGGcagtacaaaaatgaaaattatttttaagatttaaaatgttagtaaaatcattttaaaggttcaaagtgttattaaaatcattttaaaggtttatagtgttagtgaaattctctcgaggtttaaagtgctacccagtgacactttgaaggtttaaaactGATTTTCCCGAATTTTAACTCCAATTATTGAAATAATGATCAAATTTgtaattactgttttttttttcaactcacaaacaaaatttcaaaacaagaaacacaTTGACACATTAAATGTAGgggtgggcaaaaaaaccgaaatacAAAAACTCGAACCGAACCAACcgaaataaatggtttggtttggttatggttaagtctaaaaatccgttcggtttttattttaattaaccatttggtttaggtttagtctggttaaaaaccgtaaaaccgaaTGGTTTTNtttt from Camelina sativa cultivar DH55 chromosome 7, Cs, whole genome shotgun sequence includes the following:
- the LOC109125663 gene encoding putative pentatricopeptide repeat-containing protein At1g74400, with product MRLILRHLNSIGVINKFDSFLLRYHTKSLKSNHTLKHYLESGEPIKALLNFRHRFRKSPSFIDSFSVLFAIKASSAQKGSSFDGRQIHTIVRKLGFNTVIQIQTSLVGFYSAASDVDDARQVFDETLEKQSIVLWTAMISAYNENHRSVEAIELFQRMEAEKIELDEVIVTVALSACADLGAVQMGERIYSCGVKRKRRMGMDLTLRNSLLNMYVKSGEVEKARKLFDETIGKDVTTYTSMIFGYALNGQAQESLELFKKMKTIDQSQDVVITPNDVTFIGVLMACSHGGLVEEGKRHFKSMTEDYNLKPREAHFGCMVDLFCRSGHLKDAHEFINQMPIKPNAVLWRTLLSACCLQGNVELGEEVQRRIFELDHDHVGDYVALSNIYASKGMWDEKWKMRDRVRKRRVPGKSWIELGSIITEFVSGHDDNEKKQLMMGEISEVLRCLVSCMTSLDYVL